The Phragmites australis chromosome 15, lpPhrAust1.1, whole genome shotgun sequence genome window below encodes:
- the LOC133893391 gene encoding probable rRNA-processing protein EBP2 homolog isoform X1, with amino-acid sequence MYGVEYIIDERRVKMVRPASEEALVHDEVVTDDVDTDVEESDSEDDSGEEAQGKPSDKAIYNKEVILEKLEDIAWPENVNWVHKLTIEHDQGEKVDVNDDLARELAFYTQALDGTRQAFEKLQSMKVRFLRPTDYYAEMVKTDAHMHKIKGRLLSEKKKIEEAEERKKARESRKRAKEVQAEKNKERAKQKKEQIESVKKWRKQRQQGGFAKGNDDVPDLNFEGEEGFKQSNKKRPGVSPGDRSGGLAKRGKEGKNRRSRDSKFGHGGRKGLKKQNTAETTNDFRGFNQMGESQNKKRKRF; translated from the exons ATGTATGGAGTGGAATACATAATCGACGAAAGACGTG TAAAAATGGTGAGACCTGCAAGTGAAGAAGCCTTGGTTCATGATGAAGTCGTCACCGATGATGTTGATACTGATGTGGAAGAATCAGATTCGGAAGATGATTCAGGGGAAGAAGCCCAGGGCAAGCCTTCTGACAAAGCTATATACAACAAGGAGGTCATTCTTGAGAAACTTGAGGACATAGCCTGGCCAGAAAATGTGAACTGGGTGCACAAGCTCACCATTGAGCACGATCAGGGGGAGAAAGTTGATGTGAACGATGATCTTGCCCGCGAGCTTGCTTTCTACACCCAAGCATTAGATGGCACTAGGCaggcctttgagaagctgcagtCGATGAAGGTTCGGTTCCTCAGGCCAACAGACTACTACGCTGAGATGGTCAAGACAGATGCCCACATGCATAAGATCAAGGGGAGGCTCTTgtcggagaagaagaagattgaggaggcagaggagaggaagaaggcaAGAGAGTCTCGGAAGAGAGCAAAGGAGGTGCAGGCAGAGAAGAACAAGGAGAGGGCAAAGCAGAAGAAGGAGCAGATTGAGTCGGTCAAGAAGTGGAGGAAACAGAGGCAACAGGGGGGATTTGCCAAGGGAAATGATGATGTGCCAGATCTGAATTTTGAGGGAGAAGAAGGATTTAAGCAATCAAATAAGAAGAGGCCTGGTGTGTCTCCTGGTGATAGGTCTGGTGGTCTTGCTAAGCGAGGTAAAGAAGGTAAGAACAGGAGATCAAGAGATTCCAAGTTTGGGCATGGTGGTCGGAAAGGGCTGAAGAAGCAAAACACTGCTGAGACTACGAATGATTTCAGAGGCTTTAACCAGATGGGCGAGTCTCAaaacaagaagagaaagagatttTAA
- the LOC133893391 gene encoding probable rRNA-processing protein EBP2 homolog isoform X2 encodes MVRPASEEALVHDEVVTDDVDTDVEESDSEDDSGEEAQGKPSDKAIYNKEVILEKLEDIAWPENVNWVHKLTIEHDQGEKVDVNDDLARELAFYTQALDGTRQAFEKLQSMKVRFLRPTDYYAEMVKTDAHMHKIKGRLLSEKKKIEEAEERKKARESRKRAKEVQAEKNKERAKQKKEQIESVKKWRKQRQQGGFAKGNDDVPDLNFEGEEGFKQSNKKRPGVSPGDRSGGLAKRGKEGKNRRSRDSKFGHGGRKGLKKQNTAETTNDFRGFNQMGESQNKKRKRF; translated from the coding sequence ATGGTGAGACCTGCAAGTGAAGAAGCCTTGGTTCATGATGAAGTCGTCACCGATGATGTTGATACTGATGTGGAAGAATCAGATTCGGAAGATGATTCAGGGGAAGAAGCCCAGGGCAAGCCTTCTGACAAAGCTATATACAACAAGGAGGTCATTCTTGAGAAACTTGAGGACATAGCCTGGCCAGAAAATGTGAACTGGGTGCACAAGCTCACCATTGAGCACGATCAGGGGGAGAAAGTTGATGTGAACGATGATCTTGCCCGCGAGCTTGCTTTCTACACCCAAGCATTAGATGGCACTAGGCaggcctttgagaagctgcagtCGATGAAGGTTCGGTTCCTCAGGCCAACAGACTACTACGCTGAGATGGTCAAGACAGATGCCCACATGCATAAGATCAAGGGGAGGCTCTTgtcggagaagaagaagattgaggaggcagaggagaggaagaaggcaAGAGAGTCTCGGAAGAGAGCAAAGGAGGTGCAGGCAGAGAAGAACAAGGAGAGGGCAAAGCAGAAGAAGGAGCAGATTGAGTCGGTCAAGAAGTGGAGGAAACAGAGGCAACAGGGGGGATTTGCCAAGGGAAATGATGATGTGCCAGATCTGAATTTTGAGGGAGAAGAAGGATTTAAGCAATCAAATAAGAAGAGGCCTGGTGTGTCTCCTGGTGATAGGTCTGGTGGTCTTGCTAAGCGAGGTAAAGAAGGTAAGAACAGGAGATCAAGAGATTCCAAGTTTGGGCATGGTGGTCGGAAAGGGCTGAAGAAGCAAAACACTGCTGAGACTACGAATGATTTCAGAGGCTTTAACCAGATGGGCGAGTCTCAaaacaagaagagaaagagatttTAA